A single genomic interval of Rhododendron vialii isolate Sample 1 chromosome 3a, ASM3025357v1 harbors:
- the LOC131320655 gene encoding uncharacterized protein LOC131320655, with protein MEASCHFCPTKAHNFCSSLFSPKPKFSSIPSQPIHPQQLSFSRHDSGRGRSNRGSLAAAIGCAKGGGPATQVERELEEEMKSISGELDGIGGRWREKCEGGGGGGGIGELMECLEREAIAGEDEGREPNDYNRRAIIFDKSARVFQALKEKDAQKS; from the coding sequence ATGGAGGCCTCTTGTCACTTTTGTCCCACCAAAGCACACAATTTCTgctcctctctcttctcaccGAAACCCAAATTTTCTTCAATCCCATCCCAACCAATTCACCCCCAACAGTTGAGTTTCTCGCGGCACGATTCGGGGCGGGGGCGGTCGAATCGGGGGTCACTCGCAGCGGCGATAGGCTGTGCGAAAGGGGGCGGCCCGGCGACGCAGGTGGAGAGAGAATTGGAGGAGGAGATGAAGAGTATTTCGGGGGAATTAGATGGAATTGGGGggaggtggagagagaagtgtgagggaggaggaggaggagggggaatAGGGGAGCTAATGGAGTGTTTGGAAAGGGAAGCTATTGCGGGAGAGGACGAAGGGAGAGAGCCCAATGATTATAACAGGAGGGCCATCATCTTTGACAAGAGCGCCAGAGTTTTTCAGGCTTTGAAGGAAAAAGATGCCCAGAAATCTTGA